Genomic DNA from Desulfonema ishimotonii:
GTCGGAATATCCGGTTTGATGTGTGACAGAGAACGCCTGTGTTCCTGCCGGAAAATAAGCATGAATAAATCACAACTGTTGAATATTGCTCTTGAATCGAAGTGTTAACCCCTCCTGCCCCTGACCGTTTTTTCGGCAGCGGTCTCTCCGCTGCGAACGGGCTTCCCGCTTCAGTCCCGCCTGTATTCCATTCGGAATATTTTCCCTCCCGACACCATACAGAGCAAACATATCGCCTCCGGTGAGGCTTTGTGTCCGTAACCCGGCACAGAGCGGCACGGCGAGGCTCTCCCGCAGTTGTATCGGAGTATTGTATGACGAATAAACAGAGACATGTAACGTCCAAAACCCTTATCATGGCGGTTGTCATTGCGTTTGTGGCCGGCTTTATGGGAGGGATTGTTTTTACCGCCTGGAAAACCGCTTCAGTGGGCACATCACAAAAACCCGATCCCCATCAGAATGACAAGGGGATGGCTCAGATGATCAGCGCCCTTGAAAAAGAGGCCGCCGGGAATCCGGAAAATGCGGAGGTATGGATACGGCTGGGGCATACTTACTTTGACACGGATAACTACCGGAAGGCGATTCAGGCATATGAAAAGGCCATTGTCATCCGCCCGGACAATGCCAACGTCCTGACAGACCTGGGGGTGATGTACCGCCGTAATCAGCAGCCGGAAAAGGCGATTGATGCCTTTGACCGCGCAATCTCAGCCGATCCGGCCCATGAGACCGCACGGTTCAACAAAGGCGTTGTGCTGATGCATGATCTCAAAGATACGGACGGGGCCGTCAGGGCCTGGCAGTCGCTGATGGAGATCAATCCGATTTTTACAGCGCCTGACGGGCAATCTCTTGATGCGCTGATTCAGCATTACACGGAACATGACGAGGCAGCCGAGAACGGATAAACAGAGCTGTGTTGCCGGAGACGGCAGATTGGAATGAAAATGAAAATTCACGTAATAAATCGATATATTTGTATACTGAACCTGACGCTTCTGTTCTGGACCGGATGTGCCGTTGCCAGCCAGAGGCTGGCCGAACCGGAACGGAGCGTGTCCGAATACGGTATTGACTGTGAAGTGCTTGATGTTCGTAAGGATGTGATAAAACGCTCTGAAAATCTGGCCGGGATACTTCTGAGAGAAGGGGTGTCCTATTCCAAAATCAGCGAAGCGGTTGCCCGGTGTGAAGATGTATTTGATGTCCGGAAGATCAGAACCGGTAATTCTTACTGCGTTATCACGACTCCCGGAGAAGCGGAGTGCGCGTCTTATTTTGTCTATGAGAAAAACCCGGTCGATTATGTGGTCTTTGAGCTGGGAGAGCAGGTGAGGGTCTATAAGGACAGCAAGCCTGTGGAGAAAAATATCAGGACCGCCGAAGGGCGAATTGAGTCTTCACTGCTGGGGGCATTTTCCGGGCAGGGACTTGACTACGGGCTGGCGGTCCGAATGGCTGAGATTTATGCATGGACCCTTGATTTTTATCATTTTCAAAAGGGGGACATCTTTAAGATTCTCTATGAGGAGGAGTCGGTGGATGGCCAGCCGGTGGGATGCGGAAGAATTCTGGCCGCCCGGATTATCCACAGGGGAGAAGATTATTACGCCTTTTATTTTAAAGCAGAAGACGAAAGCGTCGGCGCGTACTATGATGAAAATGGGAAAAGTCTTCGCAAGGCCTTTCTCAAAGCGCCTTTGAAATACGTCCGCATCTCCTCCCGCTATTCCAGAAAACGCCTCCATCCGATCCTTCAGCAGTACAAGCCCCACCTCGGCATCGACTATGCCGCCCCCAGGGGAACGCCCATTATGAGTGTCGGGGACGGGATTGTTGAAAAAGTGGCCTTCAATAAAGGCGCGGGGCGATATGTTCAGATCCGTCACAATCGCAGATATATGACCCAGTATCTCCATATGTCCCGTGTTGCGGACGGGGTTCGGAGCGGGAAACGGGTCGGACAGGGAGAGGTCATCGGTTATGTGGGCAGCACCGGTCTGGCAACCGGGCCGCATCTGGACTTCCGCTTCTGGGCAGACGGCGAGGCCGTCAATTTTCTCAAACAGGATATTCCGACTGCTGATCCTGTGGATTCAGCTTGGACAGACCGGTTCTACGCGCAGATATCGGGGTGGAAAACCGATCTGGACCGGGACGATATCGGCAATTTTTTAGCAGAGAAAATGGCGATACCCGCAATCCCGTTTGAAAACTCAACAGAATACCTTCTCTTTTCCGATGTCATTTTCAGGTGATTTACGGATTTTCAGCCAAAACCTTTCTGAACCGGTCGAGCAGGCCCATGAACCGGTCGCAGAGGTGCGGGTCGAAGTGGGAGCCGCGCCCCTGTTCCATGATGTCAAGCACTTCGCTTTCCGGGGAGGCCCTGCGGTAGACCCGGTCGTTGCTGAGGGCATCAAAGACATCCGCAATGGCCACGATGCGGGCGGTCTCCGGGATATTTTCCCCTGAAAGCGCACCGGGATAGCCGGTGCCATCCCATTTTTCATGGTGACACAGGGCGATCTCCCGGGCCATTTTCAGCATGGGGAGTTCCG
This window encodes:
- a CDS encoding peptidoglycan DD-metalloendopeptidase family protein, which produces MKMKIHVINRYICILNLTLLFWTGCAVASQRLAEPERSVSEYGIDCEVLDVRKDVIKRSENLAGILLREGVSYSKISEAVARCEDVFDVRKIRTGNSYCVITTPGEAECASYFVYEKNPVDYVVFELGEQVRVYKDSKPVEKNIRTAEGRIESSLLGAFSGQGLDYGLAVRMAEIYAWTLDFYHFQKGDIFKILYEEESVDGQPVGCGRILAARIIHRGEDYYAFYFKAEDESVGAYYDENGKSLRKAFLKAPLKYVRISSRYSRKRLHPILQQYKPHLGIDYAAPRGTPIMSVGDGIVEKVAFNKGAGRYVQIRHNRRYMTQYLHMSRVADGVRSGKRVGQGEVIGYVGSTGLATGPHLDFRFWADGEAVNFLKQDIPTADPVDSAWTDRFYAQISGWKTDLDRDDIGNFLAEKMAIPAIPFENSTEYLLFSDVIFR
- a CDS encoding tetratricopeptide repeat protein — translated: MTNKQRHVTSKTLIMAVVIAFVAGFMGGIVFTAWKTASVGTSQKPDPHQNDKGMAQMISALEKEAAGNPENAEVWIRLGHTYFDTDNYRKAIQAYEKAIVIRPDNANVLTDLGVMYRRNQQPEKAIDAFDRAISADPAHETARFNKGVVLMHDLKDTDGAVRAWQSLMEINPIFTAPDGQSLDALIQHYTEHDEAAENG